The DNA sequence TTTATGCGGAGATAACATAGAGTTATTTTTGTTAATAAAAAATGATGTGTTAAAAGATATTTCTTTTGAAGGAAAGGGTTGTGCTTTGAGTATTGCTTCAGCATCTATTTTATCTGAGCATGTTAAAAACAAAAATATTAATGAAATAAAAAATATGACTAGGGAAGATGTTTATGCTCTTCTAGGTATTGATGTTTCTCCTGCTAGGAATAAGTGTGTTATGCTTGCTCTTAGCGCGATTAAAAAAAGTATTTTTAATTACGAAAAAATTA is a window from the Candidatus Woesearchaeota archaeon genome containing:
- a CDS encoding SUF system NifU family Fe-S cluster assembly protein, giving the protein MSDLYRQIILEHYKNPLNKGKLLNPTVTILDSNPLCGDNIELFLLIKNDVLKDISFEGKGCALSIASASILSEHVKNKNINEIKNMTREDVYALLGIDVSPARNKCVMLALSAIKKSIFNYEKIKGD